The Magnolia sinica isolate HGM2019 chromosome 10, MsV1, whole genome shotgun sequence genome includes a window with the following:
- the LOC131217242 gene encoding uncharacterized protein LOC131217242 — protein sequence MAYVDHAFSISDEDIMVGESSYIIHNKPPIKEIALAIALLVFGTLGIVLGFYMAYNKIGGDRAHGIFFASLGSLLFIPGFYYTRIAYYAYKGYKGFSFSNIPPV from the exons atggcGTACGTTGATCACGCCTTCTCAATCTCAGACGAAGATATAATGGTGGGAGAGTCTTCATACATCATTCACAACAAACCCCCCATCAAAGAAATCGCACTCGCCATTGCTCTCCTCGTTTTTGGAACCCTAGGAATCGTCCTCGGCTTCTACATGGCTTACAACAAGATCGGAGGCGACAGAGCCCATG GGATTTTCTTCGCGTCGCTGGGATCGCTTCTTTTCATACCAGGGTTCTATTATACGCGGATCGCGTACTACGCCTACAAGGGCTACAAAGGGTTCTCTTTCTCCAACATACCGCCCGTCTAG